A genomic stretch from Penaeus vannamei isolate JL-2024 chromosome 6, ASM4276789v1, whole genome shotgun sequence includes:
- the LOC113814717 gene encoding uncharacterized protein, whose amino-acid sequence MRTLLLSLLVGCAFGASVERPRRQVFGARINLESSYLPPKEEADCKPSVVYRTQVQYSTVVVPSTVYKTNVQYITQTSVRTQQVLTTLYSQIVRTQQVPSVRYQTITVTRTQENLRTQVVTLPPQVNYVTSTQQSVRTQVQYQTRYETRIQQVPTTIVRNVVSTQVVPKQVVSTVYRTQTVIRTQQLPDQTRIVPTTQYSTRYSTVVIPAQNVVRTTQLVRTNVVTQTITQPGQTRVITSTQLVPVTTTVISQVVRTNTQIQYVTRTQVEQRVSTVVRTQQVPQYNTRIVTVPQQVVRTQVSTRVVPTTIYAQRTASSYINLPAQTRYVTVTQTSVRTQQLAGQTRTQYNTRIVYNTNYVTSTVYREQYNTVTATQTVKGDCGYSYSAPARAFNPFSG is encoded by the coding sequence ATGAGGACGCTGCTGCTCTCCCTGCTGGTCGGCTGCGCCTTCGGGGCGTCCGTCGAGAGGCCTCGCCGTCAGGTCTTCGGAGCTCGCATTAACCTCGAGTCCTCCTATCTGCCGCCAAAGGAAGAGGCCGACTGCAAGCCATCTGTCGTTTACCGCACGCAGGTTCAATATTCCACCGTCGTCGTCCCATCAACCGTCTACAAGACAAACGTTCAGTACATTACACAAACATCCGTCCGCACACAGCAAGTCCTCACCACCTTATACTCACAGATCGTCCGCACTCAGCAGGTTCCTTCAGTGCGATACCAAACGATCACTGTCACTCGCACTCAGGAAAATCTACGCACACAGGTCGTCACTCTTCCTCCTCAGGTCAACTACGTGACTAGTACTCAGCAGAGTGTCAGGACCCAAGTGCAGTACCAGACAAGGTATGAGACTCGCATCCAGCAGGTACCAACCACCATTGTTAGAAACGTCGTCTCAACACAGGTGGTACCGAAGCAGGTGGTCAGCACCGTCTACAGAACACAGACGGTCATAAGGACACAGCAGTTGCCAGATCAGACTCGTATTGTACCCACTACTCAATACAGCACTCGTTATTCTACTGTAGTCATACCTGCACAGAACGTCGTCAGGACTACCCAGCTTGTCAGGACCAACGTCGTCACACAAACCATCACACAACCCGGCCAGACTCGAGTCATCACTTCTACACAGCTGGTTCcagtcaccaccaccgtcatctcGCAGGTGGTTCGCACTAACACGCAGATTCAGTACGTAACACGTACACAAGTAGAACAGCGAGTCTCCACCGTCGTTCGTACACAACAGGTGCCACAATACAACACAAGGATTGTCACCGTTCCTCAGCAGGTCGTCAGGACACAGGTTTCTACCCGAGTGGTTCCTACAACCATCTACGCTCAGAGGACAGCGTCTTCATACATCAACCTTCCCGCTCAGACACGCTACGTCACAGTCACTCAAACCTCTGTCAGAACACAACAACTGGCCGGTCAGACCCGCACTCAATACAACACCAGAATCGTCTACAACACCAATTACGTGACTTCTACCGTATACAGGGAGCAGTATAACACCGTGACAGCCACCCAAACCGTCAAAGGAGACTGCGGTTACAGCTACTCTGCGCCCGCTCGCGCCTTCAACCCCTTCTCCGGCTAG
- the LOC138861959 gene encoding uncharacterized protein: MSDRDAGLPITAALICGISLCRMWRLTATVLLLALVSAEPQGYNYEEPDNQYLPPAKCKLAPVTSVVYNTQLQTSVRLQTVNQVNTQYRTTTIVRQQVVPTTFFQTRVQTQVQYQTSVVQQTAVRSVDRFVTQTVPSPPVVQTRFVTSTRVVPQVNYVTRTQVQTQVVPVEVTSTQVRTIIQPLTNYQTQERQATRVVTVPGRDVVQTRVQTVVQTSIVRSQQPAITRFVTSTRVQQLLKTSVVRGQDVVRTTVAQRQQVIPFTSVNTRYENVVATRQQVVTRTNIATQTRILTQVVPQEVVRTQVVPTTIYTTLFETRVQPFTRVQTVVRTQYVTPVPVVQTRQEVRTSVVQVPGQDRVVNREVVQTQQRQQVVYRTVNQPRQVTVTQTVTSSCGYNYDAPAVPFNF, encoded by the coding sequence ATGAGTGATCGAGACGCGGGCCTTCCAATCACCGCTGCTCTAATCTGTGGAATTTCTCTTTGCAGGATGTGGCGCTTGACGGCGACGGTGCTGCTGCTGGCTCTGGTCTCGGCTGAACCCCAAGGATATAATTACGAGGAACCCGACAACCAATACCTTCCTCCCGCAAAATGCAAGCTTGCTCCTGTCACCTCCGTCGTCTACAACACTCAGCTCCAAACCTCAGTCCGCCTCCAGACCGTCAATCAAGTCAACACTCAGTACAGAACCACAACCATTGTCAGGCAACAGGTGGTACCAACCACATTTTTCCAGACTCGTGTTCAAACGCAGGTCCAATATCAGACCAGCGTTGTTCAACAAACAGCCGTTCGTTCTGTTGACAGGTTTGTCACCCAGACCGTTCCAAGTCCACCTGTTGTACAAACACGTTTCGTCACTTCAACCCGTGTAGTGCCACAGGTCAACTATGTCACACGTACACAAGTGCAGACGCAGGTTGTTCCTGTAGAGGTGACCAGCACTCAGGTCCGGACTATCATCCAGCCTCTTACTAATTACCAGACACAGGAGCGTCAAGCAACCCGTGTCGTCACTGTCCCAGGCCGTGACGTTGTACAAACTCGTGTTCAGACTGTCGTCCAGACCTCCATTGTCAGGAGCCAACAGCCAGCTATCACCCGTTTTGTAACATCCACACGTGTGCAACAGCTGCTAAAGACATCAGTCGTCCGTGGACAGGATGTTGTTAGAACTACTGTTGCTCAGCGTCAACAGGTCATTCCTTTCACATCTGTTAACACTCGTTATGAGAATGTCGTTGCTACTCGTCAACAGGTGGTGACGAGAACTAATATTGCTACCCAGACACGCATCCTCACACAGGTGGTACCTCAAGAGGTGGTACGTACTCAGGTGGTTCCCACCACCATCTACACCACTCTCTTCGAGACAAGGGTTCAGCCCTTCACACGGGTGCAGACCGTTGTCAGGACCCAGTACGTCACACCGGTCCCCGTGGTACAAACCCGTCAGGAAGTCCGAACCTCTGTGGTCCAAGTACCCGGCCAAGACCGCGTCGTTAACCGGGAGGTGGTGCAGACCCAACAAAGACAGCAGGTCGTGTACCGCACAGTCAACCAGCCTCGCCAAGTCACCGTCACTCAGACAGTTACTTCCTCTTGTGGATATAATTACGATGCCCCGGCCGTTCCCTttaatttttag